The genomic region TCCATCAGATTGCGCTTGGGCTGGGCTTGATGGCGTTGGATAAACTCTTTCAAGGCAATCGTAATCACTAGGCTTTGATCTTGCGTATCGGCCAACCGAGTAGCCTGTTCGATCAATTGATCGTCAATAGTAATCGTGGTTTGCATGGTCAACTCTCTTAAAACTAATCTTTTTCGATGCGATACAACGCAAACGGCAGCGGCGCGTATTCCACCCCCAACGGCAACAGCGTTTTGTTGGGGACGAATTTAACCGGCGCGAACACCAAATGCCGTTTGTCGGCATGGCTGGCGCCGATACGCTCGGCCAAACTCAAGGTCAAAGCCGCTTCGCGCGATTTCAGAAAATCGAGCTCAGGCCGGTAGATCAGCCAGACGTGATATTGCGCGCTTTCCCCGACATACCAGCGCCCCGCATCGGTTTGACCGGCCGGCAAAGGTTGTCCCGTCGCCGTGTGAAACAGCCATGCGCCCAAGGCTTGATAATCGGGCAACGATTCGCCGGTTAGAATATGATTGATATCGATCGGTTCGCCCAACGTATAAAAAGTAAAGCCGCCGCCCAAACCGGCCACTTTTTCGGTGATTTTCTTCTCGCCGGTCACGGTGAGCTCTCCGTCCTTGATTTCCTTTTTGATCGTGTCGAAACGCAGGCCGTCCAGATTTTCGATGCCTTCGACCTGATGCAAAATTTTCTGATGGGCTTTGTCGCGGCTGAAATTGCTCCAGGTAATCTTTTCCCGATACAGTTCTTCTTTTTGCGTGCCCTGGAATTCGTAGCCGTTGATCACTCGCCGCACCCGCTCGGCGGTCAGGCTGTCGGCGTAATCTTCGCATTCGACCAGGATGAATTTGCGGTTGCCGCCGTCTTTGGCGTTTTGGGCGAGTACCGCGTGGGCGGTGGTGGCGGAGCCGGCGAAGGAGTCCAGAACCACAGAGTTGTCTGTGGTAGCAATTTGTAAGATGCGCTGTAATAAAGAAACAGGTTTCGGCGTTTGGAAAGGAGTAAAACCCAGAATATTTTTTAATTCTGTCATAGCCCCTTGGGTATGCCCAACTTCAGAATAATTCCAGACTGTTCTTGGAACGATACTTCCCATATCCTCTAAAAATCGCTTTAATCTTGGCATTTTAGCTGTTCCATTTGCTCCCCAGTAAAGGGCACCTTGCTCCTCAAGTTGTAGATGTTTTTCTTTTGAAAATCTCCATACAGCGGATTCCGAAGGTAGAACTTTCTCACCAGTAAAGGGATTGGTAATTGGGTAGTATAAGCTTGGACGCTCTAACCGACTTTTATTACAAGTGTATGTTGCTGAATTCCAAACGCCGCGTGGATCATTATCAGGGTTTGAATAATACGCTTCTTGGTCTTCGGTTCTTTCAAGTCCATTAGGAAGCCAGGCTGATTTATTTGCCGCATAGACCAAAATAAAATCAAAGTCATCACTGAAATATTTTGCATCGTTTGCGGGTGACACTTTATTTTGCCAACTGATTGCCGCAACAAAATTCTCCTCCCCAAAAATCTCATCCAGCATCATCCTGGCCCGATGCACTTCGTTGTCGTCCAGCGTCATCCAGAAACTGCCGGTTTCGGCCAGCAGTTCATGCAATAGCTTCAGCCTCGGCCACATCAGCGCCAGCCATTTGTCGTGACGCAGCATGTCCTCCCGATTGACCGGATTGCTATTCAGCCATTCCCTCATGATCGGACTGTTCACGTTGTCGTTGTAGCACCAGTTTTCGTTGCCGGTGTTATACGGCGGATCGATGAAAATGCAGTCCACCTTGCCGGCATAGCGCGGCAATAAAGCTTTCAAGGCATGCAGGTTGTCGCCGTGAATGATCAGATTGCCGGAATCCTCGCCGATTGATTGGTCCGGCTGCGCGATCAATGGCCGAAACGGCACATTGAGATGATGATTGTAAACGTATTCCTTACCTTTAAAATGCAGTTCCGGCATGGTTTAATCCTGAGTCTGTTCGGGTTTGTCGGCAAATAATGCCGGTTGCTCGGGTAGCGTCCCCCCTTTTTGCCGGCAATAATCGCGAATCATCACTTCGATCATGTTGGTCAAGCTGCGCTGTTTCTTTTCGGTCAGTAAGCGCAAACCTTCTTTGAAAGGGGAGCGATACGCAAAGTCAACGTCGTCGTTCTAGTCGCCGCCATGGGTGAGCGCCTGGCGTTTTGGCGTTACAGTCGTGTACTGCAAATATACAGCAGTCCGCATTCTTTAACCAGTTCAGGATGGATAATGGTTAAACGGTACTCTCATCGACACTTTTTTCGACTTCCATGCCTTATCTAGACGTTATTTTCAGGAATATAAAAAGGTTTAAACAGAATTTGATTTTAAAGGCTTGAAGAAAAGAGACGCTGTTTCTCTGTTTAGAGCTCTGCTCACCTTATCGGAAGCCCAACAAGCAGAAATCGAAACGGAGTTGCAGCAGATAGACGGCATGGCCTGTCAAGGCAACATCATCGCTTTGATCGAGGAAAACGTTCGGAGAACTTTCGGCATGGCCAACATCACGACAGCTCATTGCTTGCCGGAATGACGCGATAGAGGCTATTAATCCGGACAATTGCAACCAGAATTGCAACCAATCGAACGAAACGAAGGGAATCTAAAGAAACAAGTGTTTGATTTGAATGGGGTGAACGATGGGGCTCGAACCCACGACAACCGGAATCACAATCCAGTGCTCTGCCAACTGAGCTACGCTCACCATTATAGAAATTCAGACGTATTCAAGAAATGGCGCGCTTGGCAGGACTCGAACCTGCGACCCTCGGCTTAGAAGGCCGATGCTCTATCCGGCTGAGCTACAAGCGCTAAATGGTCGGGGTAGAGGGATTCGAACCCCCGACATCCTGCTCCCAAAGCAGGCGCGCTACCAGACTGCGCTATACCCCGACGATCTTCGACTAAATGGCTTGTGACGTTCTCAACCACCCTTGAAGAGCTGACTATGATAACGGTCTTAAGTGTTATCGTCAACTGTTTTTATGATAATTTCGCAAGCAAACAAAATTCCGGATTCTTGTGAGAAGAAAATCTTCAAGATTGAAAATATTTATCATTCTTCGCTCAATGTCAGAGTGATTTCGGCCGCTTGTTGCCCGGAAATTTTAAAGCCCCGCATTTCCAGGATGCCCTTCGTGTTCAGTGAAATGATCAGATAGAGCGCTTCGGGATAGGCGGCCTGCTCCAGATCGGCGGCCGAAGGTATGGCCGGGGCGGTAGG from Methylosarcina fibrata AML-C10 harbors:
- a CDS encoding type II toxin-antitoxin system VapB family antitoxin encodes the protein MQTTITIDDQLIEQATRLADTQDQSLVITIALKEFIQRHQAQPKRNLMDLYGFGGIRDDYDYKALRNEDGKECI
- a CDS encoding site-specific DNA-methyltransferase, producing MKALLPRYAGKVDCIFIDPPYNTGNENWCYNDNVNSPIMREWLNSNPVNREDMLRHDKWLALMWPRLKLLHELLAETGSFWMTLDDNEVHRARMMLDEIFGEENFVAAISWQNKVSPANDAKYFSDDFDFILVYAANKSAWLPNGLERTEDQEAYYSNPDNDPRGVWNSATYTCNKSRLERPSLYYPITNPFTGEKVLPSESAVWRFSKEKHLQLEEQGALYWGANGTAKMPRLKRFLEDMGSIVPRTVWNYSEVGHTQGAMTELKNILGFTPFQTPKPVSLLQRILQIATTDNSVVLDSFAGSATTAHAVLAQNAKDGGNRKFILVECEDYADSLTAERVRRVINGYEFQGTQKEELYREKITWSNFSRDKAHQKILHQVEGIENLDGLRFDTIKKEIKDGELTVTGEKKITEKVAGLGGGFTFYTLGEPIDINHILTGESLPDYQALGAWLFHTATGQPLPAGQTDAGRWYVGESAQYHVWLIYRPELDFLKSREAALTLSLAERIGASHADKRHLVFAPVKFVPNKTLLPLGVEYAPLPFALYRIEKD
- a CDS encoding acetate and sugar kinases/Hsc70/actin family protein codes for the protein MRLLTEKKQRSLTNMIEVMIRDYCRQKGGTLPEQPALFADKPEQTQD